From Serinicoccus profundi, the proteins below share one genomic window:
- a CDS encoding isoprenyl transferase: MRAVRPPQPPTPHRSGARPPQIPAELVPRHVAIVMDGNGRWANQRGLKRTQGHEAGEASLLDVIAGGIEIGVKCISAYAFSTENWRRSPDEVRFLMGFNREVIHRRREELDSWGVRVVWSGRRPRLWRSVISELESAERQTRDNEVITLNFCVNYGGRAEIGDAVRRIAEDVKAGRLSPRGVDERTIGRYLYHPEVPDVDLFVRSSGEQRTSNFLLWQSAYAEMVFQDVLWPDYDRRDLWAAIEQYASRDRRYGGAVDTPKP; encoded by the coding sequence ATGAGAGCCGTCCGACCACCGCAGCCGCCGACCCCGCACCGCTCCGGTGCGAGGCCGCCGCAGATCCCGGCCGAGCTGGTGCCCCGCCACGTGGCGATCGTCATGGACGGCAACGGACGCTGGGCCAACCAGCGTGGGCTGAAGCGCACCCAGGGGCACGAGGCGGGCGAGGCCTCGCTGCTCGACGTCATCGCCGGCGGCATCGAGATCGGGGTGAAGTGCATCAGCGCCTACGCCTTCTCCACCGAGAACTGGCGCCGTAGCCCCGACGAGGTCCGCTTCCTCATGGGCTTCAACCGTGAGGTGATCCACCGGCGCCGCGAGGAGCTGGACTCCTGGGGGGTGCGGGTCGTCTGGTCCGGGCGGCGACCGCGGCTGTGGCGTTCGGTGATCTCCGAGCTGGAGTCGGCCGAGCGCCAGACGCGGGACAACGAGGTGATCACCCTCAACTTCTGCGTCAACTACGGGGGGCGTGCCGAGATCGGTGACGCCGTCCGCCGCATCGCCGAGGACGTCAAGGCCGGGCGCCTGTCGCCGCGGGGCGTCGACGAGCGCACCATCGGACGTTACCTCTACCACCCGGAGGTGCCGGACGTGGACCTCTTCGTCCGCAGCTCGGGGGAGCAGCGCACGTCCAACTTCCTGCTCTGGCAGAGCGCCTACGCCGAGATGGTCTTCCAGGACGTGCTCTGGCCCGACTACGACCGGCGCGACCTGTGGGCGGCGATCGAGCAGTATGCCTCTCGCGACCGACGCTACGGCGGCGCCGTGGACACGCCGAAGCCATGA
- a CDS encoding GNAT family N-acetyltransferase, whose translation MSFTIRDYAEHDEPSWLRCRALSFLGSSYFDDVLSRRTTFDGESVQLVAVRPKPEGMTTPGPDEVVGILDVELWEDAGQPVATIDTIAVHPDHQREGIAGALFATALDRLRGHELAWVDAYTREDPEACGWYAAQGFLIDSTYLHVYRGGEEGAEDAHGDDGFTGPFGLGPPVKAFFHGPDEDPGPWRERFARVHQCRRFLRRLDVTAWPEDPRLAALYDVENAGTWDHDYFRALARRVGARRVTDVGCGTGTLTVALAGDGHEVIGLEPAAASLAVARSKPGAEAVTWIHGYADLLPAAAADLVVMTAHVAQYFIEDDEWDDALAAMHQHLAPGGHLAFDSRNPATRGWEGWTAEATRTTYPHPEGGEVTAWVEVDRVEPTPGEVGGEPRGPVVTHIGHTVLTPPAGRTSAREEHLAYPESLRFRTRAELEQTLSRAGFEIVEIAGDWDGTPAGPDSAEHIVLPRRA comes from the coding sequence ATGAGCTTCACGATCCGCGACTACGCCGAGCACGACGAACCGTCCTGGCTGCGCTGCCGGGCGCTGTCCTTCCTCGGGTCCTCCTACTTCGACGACGTCTTGAGCCGGCGCACGACCTTCGACGGCGAGTCCGTGCAGCTCGTCGCCGTGAGACCGAAGCCGGAGGGTATGACGACGCCTGGCCCGGACGAGGTCGTCGGCATCCTCGACGTGGAGCTCTGGGAGGACGCCGGGCAGCCGGTGGCCACCATCGACACCATCGCCGTGCACCCTGACCACCAGCGCGAGGGCATCGCGGGTGCTCTCTTCGCCACGGCGCTGGACCGGTTGCGCGGGCACGAGCTCGCCTGGGTGGACGCCTACACGCGGGAGGACCCTGAAGCGTGCGGCTGGTATGCCGCGCAGGGCTTCCTGATCGACAGCACCTACCTGCACGTCTACCGTGGCGGCGAGGAGGGGGCGGAGGACGCGCACGGCGACGACGGCTTCACGGGGCCGTTCGGGCTGGGCCCGCCGGTCAAAGCCTTCTTCCACGGGCCGGATGAGGACCCCGGGCCGTGGCGTGAGCGCTTCGCCCGGGTGCACCAGTGCCGACGTTTCCTGCGCCGCCTCGACGTCACGGCCTGGCCGGAGGACCCGCGCCTCGCGGCACTCTACGACGTGGAGAACGCCGGCACCTGGGACCACGACTACTTCCGCGCCCTGGCCCGGCGCGTCGGCGCCCGCCGCGTCACCGACGTCGGCTGCGGCACGGGCACCCTCACGGTCGCCCTGGCCGGGGACGGCCACGAGGTCATCGGCCTGGAGCCCGCTGCCGCGAGCCTGGCCGTCGCGCGCAGCAAGCCCGGCGCCGAGGCAGTCACCTGGATCCACGGGTATGCCGATCTCCTCCCGGCCGCCGCTGCCGACCTGGTCGTCATGACCGCACACGTGGCGCAGTACTTCATCGAGGATGACGAATGGGACGACGCGCTGGCCGCGATGCACCAGCACCTGGCCCCGGGAGGCCACCTCGCCTTCGACTCGCGCAACCCGGCCACCCGCGGCTGGGAGGGCTGGACCGCTGAGGCGACGCGGACGACATACCCCCATCCGGAGGGCGGTGAGGTCACGGCGTGGGTCGAGGTCGACCGGGTCGAGCCGACCCCGGGCGAGGTCGGCGGGGAGCCGCGCGGACCGGTCGTCACCCACATCGGGCATACCGTGCTGACGCCTCCCGCCGGGCGCACCTCCGCACGAGAAGAGCACCTGGCCTACCCGGAGTCGCTGCGCTTCCGCACGCGCGCCGAGCTGGAGCAGACGCTCAGCCGGGCCGGGTTCGAGATCGTCGAGATCGCCGGCGACTGGGACGGCACCCCAGCGGGCCCGGACTCGGCGGAACACATCGTGCTGCCCCGCCGCGCCTGA
- the ptsP gene encoding phosphoenolpyruvate--protein phosphotransferase has translation MREPAAMIALVVVSHSRALATAAVALAAEMSPEGGPRLEIAAGLDEETTGTDAVAIAEAVGRADEASQGAGVLVLVDLGSAVLSTEMALEMVDPAVAARVVVSSAPLVEGLIAATVAAGTGADLATCATEARRGLDAKAAHLGDAPADQAPGQQAPEDEPCEWDCVEVSVTGEHGLHARPAARLVSTAGGVSPGTRVRVRNMTTGTGPVDALSLSGVATLGALQGHVLRVEATGEQAADVLGQIERLAATAFGDEPGPAQPLADEQAPAPAVSDEPGVAGSGLEAAMGPAVLHQTVPDPGDLVSEGAEQEQGRLSGAVADALGTLEQLATRARRHLGHGQAEVFDAHAALLRDPELITDVETRIGAGEAAAVAWQGAVDTVAARFEALPDAYLQERAQDVRSIGERVMRVLLDVAEPESLGEGVLVVEELDPALAISLDAGAIRGVVTRHGGALGHGVLIARARGVPVLTGAGARADVAPGTVIAFDARAGRLEIDPPPEVQAAFSQVLERRAAEREQALADTHLPVVTRDGARITVKANVSSLAVARLGAGLGAEGSGLVRTEAVFAQWHRAPTVEQQVEVYSAIAQSFAPHAVTIRTWDVGGDKPLDFIPIEPEANPFLGVRGIRAFRDDPSLLLDQLEALCQVARAHRVNVLFPMVTSVDDVDWARARLQEAARRLGLSAPPHQLGVGIMVEVPAVAVRLARLARGLDVISIGSNDLSQYTLAAERGNPKVATWSDGLDPSVLQLIRYICDRAPEGVVVSLCGELASDPDVAGLLVGLGVRELSASPSAVPTIKSRLRAGSLRDLQDLAAGAVAARDAAAVRDLLALHA, from the coding sequence TTGCGTGAGCCGGCCGCGATGATCGCGCTGGTCGTCGTCTCGCACAGCCGGGCCCTGGCCACGGCGGCCGTCGCGCTCGCCGCGGAGATGAGCCCCGAGGGCGGCCCGAGGCTCGAGATCGCCGCAGGGCTGGACGAGGAGACGACCGGCACCGACGCGGTCGCCATCGCCGAGGCCGTGGGCCGCGCCGACGAGGCGTCTCAGGGCGCTGGCGTGCTCGTGCTCGTCGACCTGGGCAGCGCGGTGCTCTCCACTGAGATGGCCCTGGAGATGGTGGACCCCGCGGTCGCCGCACGGGTCGTCGTCAGCTCGGCCCCGCTCGTCGAGGGTCTCATCGCGGCCACCGTGGCCGCAGGCACCGGGGCCGACCTCGCCACCTGCGCGACCGAGGCGCGCCGCGGGCTCGACGCCAAGGCGGCCCACCTGGGTGATGCGCCGGCGGACCAGGCTCCCGGCCAGCAGGCCCCAGAGGACGAGCCGTGCGAGTGGGACTGCGTCGAGGTGTCGGTCACGGGGGAGCACGGTCTGCACGCGCGGCCCGCGGCCCGCCTCGTGTCGACCGCCGGCGGGGTGTCGCCCGGGACCAGGGTGCGGGTGCGCAACATGACGACCGGAACCGGACCCGTGGACGCGCTCAGCCTCTCCGGCGTCGCCACGCTCGGCGCGCTGCAGGGCCACGTACTGCGGGTCGAGGCGACGGGGGAGCAGGCCGCCGACGTCCTCGGCCAGATCGAGCGGCTGGCGGCCACCGCCTTCGGGGACGAGCCCGGCCCGGCGCAGCCGCTGGCCGATGAGCAGGCCCCCGCGCCCGCCGTGAGCGACGAGCCCGGGGTCGCCGGCTCCGGGCTCGAGGCCGCGATGGGCCCGGCCGTCCTCCACCAGACGGTGCCGGACCCCGGTGACCTGGTCTCCGAGGGGGCGGAGCAGGAGCAGGGGCGTCTGAGCGGCGCGGTGGCTGACGCTCTCGGCACGCTCGAGCAGCTCGCGACCCGGGCCCGGCGCCATCTCGGCCATGGGCAGGCCGAGGTGTTCGACGCGCACGCCGCGCTGCTGCGCGACCCCGAGCTGATCACCGATGTCGAGACCCGGATCGGCGCGGGCGAGGCGGCTGCCGTTGCCTGGCAGGGCGCGGTCGACACCGTGGCCGCCCGCTTCGAGGCCCTGCCCGACGCCTACCTGCAGGAACGCGCGCAGGACGTGCGCAGCATCGGCGAGCGCGTCATGCGGGTCCTGCTCGACGTGGCCGAGCCCGAGTCCCTGGGGGAGGGCGTCCTCGTCGTCGAAGAGCTCGACCCGGCCCTCGCGATCTCCCTCGACGCCGGCGCCATCCGCGGCGTCGTCACCCGGCACGGGGGCGCTCTGGGGCACGGCGTGCTCATCGCCCGGGCCCGCGGGGTGCCCGTGCTCACCGGCGCAGGTGCCCGCGCCGATGTCGCCCCGGGCACGGTCATCGCCTTCGACGCCCGCGCGGGACGGCTGGAGATCGACCCGCCGCCGGAGGTCCAGGCGGCCTTCTCCCAGGTGCTGGAGCGGCGCGCCGCCGAGCGGGAGCAGGCCCTCGCCGACACCCACCTGCCCGTCGTCACCAGGGACGGCGCCCGCATCACGGTCAAGGCCAACGTCTCCTCGCTCGCGGTCGCCCGGCTGGGAGCAGGGCTGGGTGCAGAGGGGTCTGGGCTGGTGCGGACCGAGGCGGTCTTCGCCCAGTGGCACCGCGCCCCGACCGTCGAGCAGCAGGTGGAGGTCTACTCCGCGATCGCGCAGTCCTTCGCCCCGCACGCCGTGACCATCCGCACGTGGGACGTCGGCGGCGACAAGCCGCTGGACTTCATCCCCATCGAGCCGGAGGCCAACCCCTTCCTCGGGGTGCGCGGGATCCGCGCCTTCCGGGACGACCCGTCGTTGTTGCTCGATCAGCTCGAGGCGCTCTGCCAGGTCGCCCGCGCGCACCGGGTCAACGTCCTCTTCCCCATGGTCACCTCGGTGGACGACGTCGACTGGGCCAGGGCGCGGCTGCAGGAGGCCGCCCGGCGGCTGGGGCTCTCCGCCCCGCCGCACCAGCTGGGCGTCGGCATCATGGTCGAGGTCCCGGCAGTGGCCGTGCGTCTCGCCAGGTTGGCCCGTGGGCTCGACGTCATCTCGATCGGCAGCAACGACCTCAGCCAGTACACCCTGGCCGCCGAGCGCGGCAACCCGAAGGTCGCGACGTGGTCCGACGGCCTCGATCCCTCTGTCCTGCAGCTCATCCGCTACATCTGCGACCGAGCTCCCGAGGGCGTCGTCGTCAGCCTGTGCGGAGAGCTGGCCAGCGACCCCGACGTCGCCGGGCTGCTCGTGGGCCTAGGGGTCCGTGAGCTCAGCGCGTCACCGAGCGCCGTGCCGACGATCAAGTCACGCCTGCGGGCCGGCTCGCTGCGCGACCTGCAGGATCTCGCGGCGGGCGCCGTCGCCGCCCGGGACGCCGCCGCGGTGCGCGACCTGCTCGCGCTCCACGCCTGA
- the dhaK gene encoding dihydroxyacetone kinase subunit DhaK, whose product MKKLLNDPADVVVEALAGMAAAHPSHLRVDLDHKLVLRADSPVSGKVALVSGGGSGHEPLHGGFVGRGMLDAACAGEVFTSPVPDQILAATVAVDGGAGVLHIVKNYTGDVMNFEMAAELAADSGIEVEAVITDDDVAVQDSLYTAGRRGVGVTVLLEKIVGAAAEEGQDLAACADLARRVNDQGRSMGIALTSCTVPAAGKPTFELAEDEMEIGIGIHGEPGRSTEKLAPAREVASRLVDPVLADLGLERGESVIAFVNGLGGTPLLELYLMYGEVSRLLDEAGITVARSLVGNYITSLDMAGCSVTLLRVDEEMVRLWDAPVDTPGLRWGG is encoded by the coding sequence ATGAAGAAGCTGCTCAACGACCCCGCTGACGTGGTCGTCGAGGCGCTGGCCGGGATGGCGGCCGCCCACCCGTCCCACCTGCGCGTCGACCTCGACCACAAGCTCGTGCTCCGCGCCGACTCCCCGGTCTCCGGCAAGGTCGCCCTCGTCTCCGGCGGTGGCTCCGGCCACGAGCCGCTGCACGGTGGCTTCGTCGGGCGCGGGATGCTCGACGCCGCCTGTGCCGGTGAGGTGTTCACCTCGCCCGTGCCCGACCAGATCCTCGCCGCGACCGTCGCCGTCGACGGTGGCGCCGGGGTCCTGCACATCGTCAAGAACTACACCGGCGATGTCATGAACTTCGAGATGGCCGCCGAGCTCGCCGCCGACTCCGGCATTGAGGTCGAGGCCGTGATCACCGACGACGACGTCGCGGTCCAGGACAGCCTCTACACCGCCGGACGCCGCGGCGTCGGGGTCACCGTGCTGCTCGAGAAGATCGTCGGCGCGGCCGCGGAGGAGGGGCAGGACCTCGCGGCCTGCGCCGACCTCGCGCGCCGCGTCAACGACCAGGGCCGGTCCATGGGGATCGCGCTGACCTCGTGCACCGTCCCCGCCGCAGGGAAGCCGACCTTCGAGCTCGCGGAGGACGAGATGGAGATCGGCATCGGCATCCATGGTGAGCCCGGCCGCTCCACCGAGAAGCTCGCCCCCGCGCGCGAGGTCGCCTCCCGCCTCGTCGATCCGGTCCTCGCCGACCTGGGGCTCGAGCGGGGCGAGTCGGTCATCGCCTTCGTCAACGGCCTGGGCGGCACGCCGCTGCTCGAGCTCTACCTCATGTACGGCGAGGTCTCCCGGCTCCTCGACGAGGCCGGCATCACGGTGGCCCGCTCGCTCGTCGGCAACTACATCACCTCCCTCGACATGGCCGGGTGCTCGGTCACGCTCCTCCGGGTGGACGAGGAGATGGTCCGGTTGTGGGATGCTCCCGTGGACACGCCCGGCCTGCGATGGGGAGGATGA
- a CDS encoding Fur family transcriptional regulator: MTTTRRPTRQQSAVIDALGSTQDFTSAQDLHAHLREAGEKVGLATVYRTLSTLADSGDVDVLRTGDGEAVYRKCSTGHHHHLVCRGCGRTVEVEGPAVEQWTDSIAAEHGFTEVAHTLEIFGTCRDCG; this comes from the coding sequence ATGACCACGACCCGACGACCCACCCGGCAGCAGAGCGCTGTCATCGACGCCCTCGGCTCGACCCAGGACTTCACCAGCGCCCAGGACCTGCACGCCCACCTGCGCGAGGCCGGCGAGAAGGTCGGCCTGGCCACGGTCTACCGCACCCTGTCCACCCTCGCCGACTCCGGCGACGTGGACGTGCTGCGCACCGGCGACGGCGAGGCGGTCTACCGCAAGTGCTCCACCGGCCATCACCACCATCTGGTGTGCCGCGGCTGCGGACGCACGGTGGAGGTCGAGGGCCCGGCGGTCGAGCAGTGGACCGACTCCATCGCGGCCGAGCACGGCTTCACCGAGGTGGCCCATACGCTGGAGATCTTCGGCACCTGCCGCGACTGCGGCTGA
- a CDS encoding metal ABC transporter permease: protein MSEMLSLDFMRNALLAALVVGLAAPMVGIFLVQRRLSLIGDGLGHVALAGVAIGVVTQGSPVWAALVAAVLAGVAIELIRARGRTSGDVALALMFYGGIAAGVVIINKVDGAQTANLTGYLFGAITTTTRSDVLVFAALCALIVVVTVVLRQRFFAVAGDEEYARASGLPVLALNIVLAILTAVTVVVAMRVIGLLLISALMIIPNAAAQQVSSSFRAASWWAVAIGVLSSVGGVTTSYYADTASGGTVVLLAIGFFFLAAVAGTARRALSAARHRYAERHPHEHGLGCGHEAVPHGDHVDYLHDGHRHAAHEGHYDEHATDGHAGGDHPDDGDPHGADPAQAGRVRAGGEARHTLDDREEVPR, encoded by the coding sequence ATGAGCGAGATGCTGTCGCTGGATTTCATGCGCAACGCCCTGCTGGCCGCGCTGGTCGTGGGGCTCGCCGCGCCGATGGTCGGGATCTTCCTGGTCCAGCGCCGACTGTCCCTCATCGGTGACGGCCTCGGCCACGTGGCCCTGGCCGGTGTCGCGATCGGTGTGGTCACCCAGGGCAGCCCGGTGTGGGCCGCGCTGGTGGCGGCCGTCCTGGCCGGGGTCGCGATCGAGCTCATCCGCGCCCGCGGGCGCACCTCGGGTGACGTCGCGCTGGCGCTGATGTTCTACGGCGGCATCGCGGCCGGTGTCGTCATCATCAACAAGGTCGACGGGGCCCAGACCGCCAACCTCACGGGGTACCTCTTCGGCGCGATCACGACGACGACCCGGTCCGACGTGCTCGTCTTCGCCGCCCTGTGCGCCCTGATCGTCGTCGTCACGGTCGTGCTGCGACAACGCTTCTTCGCCGTCGCCGGCGACGAGGAGTACGCCCGCGCCTCCGGCCTGCCCGTCCTGGCGCTCAACATCGTGCTGGCGATCCTCACCGCCGTCACCGTGGTGGTCGCCATGCGCGTCATCGGGCTGCTGCTCATCAGCGCACTCATGATCATCCCCAACGCGGCCGCCCAGCAGGTGTCGTCGAGCTTCCGCGCCGCGAGCTGGTGGGCCGTGGCGATCGGGGTGCTCTCCTCGGTCGGCGGGGTCACGACGAGCTACTACGCCGACACCGCCTCGGGCGGGACGGTCGTGCTGCTCGCGATCGGCTTCTTCTTCCTGGCGGCGGTCGCAGGCACCGCCCGCCGGGCCCTGTCCGCCGCACGGCACCGGTATGCCGAGCGCCACCCGCACGAGCACGGCCTCGGCTGCGGCCACGAGGCGGTCCCGCACGGCGACCACGTCGACTACCTGCACGACGGGCACCGGCACGCCGCGCACGAGGGTCACTACGACGAGCACGCCACCGACGGTCATGCAGGCGGCGACCATCCGGATGACGGCGACCCCCACGGCGCCGACCCCGCGCAGGCGGGGCGGGTCCGCGCCGGCGGCGAGGCAAGGCATACCCTGGACGACCGCGAGGAGGTGCCCCGATGA
- the era gene encoding GTPase Era: MSAEPEAYRAGFACLVGRPNAGKSTLTNALVGSKVAITSSKPQTTRHAVRGIRTTPTSQLILVDTPGLHRPRSLLGQRLNDVVRETLLSVDVIGFCLPSDQRVGPGDTFIARDLLDLHRVRRVPVVAIATKSDAVTRDRLAEHLVAIDQLGDWDAIIPCSATGGEQVEEVADVLASYLPASPALYPADQITDESTLVQIAELVREAALEGVRDELPHSLAVQVEEIVPREDRPEGSPLSDVRVNVFVERSSQKAIIIGRGGSRLRDVGTEARRGIEALLGHRVHLDLHVKVAKDWQRDPKALDRLGF; the protein is encoded by the coding sequence GTGTCCGCTGAGCCCGAGGCATACCGTGCCGGATTCGCCTGCCTCGTGGGGCGACCCAACGCAGGCAAGTCGACCCTGACCAACGCCCTGGTGGGCAGCAAGGTCGCCATCACCTCCTCCAAGCCGCAGACCACCCGGCACGCTGTCCGCGGCATCCGCACGACGCCGACCTCCCAGCTCATCCTCGTGGACACCCCCGGGCTCCACCGGCCGCGCTCCCTGCTCGGGCAGCGGCTCAACGACGTCGTCCGCGAGACGCTGCTGTCGGTCGACGTCATCGGGTTCTGTCTGCCGAGCGACCAGCGGGTCGGGCCGGGCGACACCTTCATCGCCCGTGACCTCCTCGACCTGCACCGGGTGCGCAGGGTGCCGGTCGTCGCGATCGCGACGAAGTCGGACGCGGTGACCCGCGACCGGCTCGCCGAGCACCTCGTGGCCATCGACCAGCTGGGGGACTGGGACGCGATCATCCCGTGCTCGGCGACCGGCGGTGAGCAGGTCGAGGAGGTCGCCGACGTGCTGGCGTCCTACCTCCCCGCCTCGCCCGCGCTCTACCCCGCCGACCAGATCACCGACGAGTCCACGCTCGTGCAGATCGCCGAGCTGGTCCGCGAGGCCGCGCTGGAAGGGGTGCGCGACGAGCTGCCGCACAGTCTCGCGGTGCAGGTCGAGGAGATCGTGCCCCGCGAGGACCGTCCGGAGGGTTCCCCGCTCTCCGACGTGCGGGTCAACGTCTTCGTCGAGCGCTCCAGCCAGAAGGCCATCATCATCGGCCGCGGCGGCTCCCGCCTGCGCGACGTCGGCACCGAGGCCCGCCGCGGCATCGAGGCGCTCCTCGGGCACCGGGTGCACCTCGACCTGCACGTCAAGGTGGCCAAGGACTGGCAGCGCGACCCCAAGGCCCTGGACCGCCTCGGCTTCTGA
- the dhaL gene encoding dihydroxyacetone kinase subunit DhaL, with translation MADLTAFQAWIAACSESITTHAEHLTELDRAIGDADHGSNMLRGLTACAALADTEEFSTIDAYLKKVGMTLVSTVGGASGPLYGTFFLRLAGPLAASEDVGAREFGQALRAGVEGIVARGKAETGDKTMYDALSPALDAFEEAAGSGAELADALRAAADAAAQGRDATEPMVARKGRASYLGERSAGHQDPGATSATLLIEAAAKTLA, from the coding sequence ATGGCTGACCTGACAGCATTCCAGGCGTGGATCGCAGCATGCTCGGAGAGCATCACGACCCACGCCGAGCACCTGACCGAGCTCGACCGCGCGATCGGGGACGCCGATCACGGGAGCAACATGCTGCGCGGTCTCACCGCCTGCGCCGCGCTGGCCGACACCGAGGAGTTCTCCACCATCGACGCCTACCTCAAAAAGGTCGGTATGACGTTGGTGAGCACCGTCGGTGGCGCCTCGGGGCCGCTCTACGGCACCTTCTTCCTGCGGCTGGCCGGTCCGCTGGCCGCGAGCGAGGACGTCGGGGCACGCGAGTTCGGCCAGGCGCTGCGCGCCGGGGTCGAGGGCATCGTGGCGCGCGGCAAGGCCGAGACCGGCGACAAGACGATGTATGACGCGCTCTCACCCGCGCTCGACGCCTTCGAGGAGGCCGCCGGGTCGGGGGCCGAGCTCGCGGACGCCCTGCGCGCGGCGGCGGACGCCGCGGCGCAGGGGCGCGACGCCACCGAGCCGATGGTGGCGCGCAAGGGACGCGCGTCCTACCTCGGGGAGCGCAGCGCCGGGCACCAGGACCCGGGAGCCACCAGCGCGACCCTGCTCATCGAGGCCGCGGCGAAGACGCTTGCGTGA
- the recO gene encoding DNA repair protein RecO has protein sequence MPTYRDAAIVLRTYKLGEADRIVILLGRTRGRIRAVAKGVRRTSSKFGARLEPGMVVDVQCYEGRNLDTITQADGLAPYGEVISRDYPSYTAASVMLETCEQLTEEGTPALQHFRLLAGGLAALAGGEHDARLVLDSYLLRALAIAGWRASFVNCARCGMTGPHRAFHVPSGGVVCPVCRPPGSTAPAPETMALLAALFTSDWTLADASQSRHRGEASGLVAAYLQWHLERGVRSLRHLERTP, from the coding sequence ATGCCCACCTACCGTGACGCCGCGATCGTGCTGCGGACGTACAAACTGGGTGAGGCCGACCGCATCGTCATCCTGCTGGGGCGGACACGCGGGCGGATCCGCGCCGTGGCCAAGGGGGTCCGGCGCACGTCCAGCAAGTTCGGGGCCCGGCTGGAGCCGGGGATGGTCGTCGACGTCCAGTGCTACGAGGGGCGCAACCTCGACACCATCACCCAGGCCGACGGGCTCGCGCCCTACGGCGAGGTCATCTCCCGCGACTACCCGTCCTACACCGCCGCCAGCGTCATGCTCGAGACCTGCGAGCAGCTCACGGAGGAGGGGACGCCCGCGCTGCAGCACTTCCGGCTGCTCGCCGGGGGGCTGGCGGCGCTCGCCGGCGGGGAGCACGATGCCCGCCTGGTCCTCGACTCCTACCTGCTGCGTGCCCTCGCCATCGCCGGGTGGCGGGCGAGCTTCGTCAACTGTGCGCGGTGCGGGATGACCGGGCCGCACCGCGCCTTCCACGTGCCCTCGGGCGGCGTGGTCTGCCCGGTCTGCCGCCCGCCGGGCTCGACCGCACCCGCGCCCGAGACGATGGCGCTGCTCGCGGCACTCTTCACCAGCGACTGGACCCTCGCCGACGCCAGCCAGAGCCGTCACCGGGGCGAGGCGAGCGGGCTCGTGGCGGCATACCTGCAGTGGCACCTGGAGCGTGGCGTGCGCTCGCTGCGACACCTGGAGAGGACCCCCTGA
- a CDS encoding alpha-ketoglutarate-dependent dioxygenase AlkB, with product MMLQGSLLDQVDEVGLRPLAGGVRRTPLDHGAWIDLRPGWVTGSDALFSRLALGGPAGVEWHGEERQMWDKQVTTPRLLRFYRERETLPDPVLERARLDLSRWYAGELGEPFVTAGMCLYRDGRDSVAWHGDRVGRSKEHDTMVAIVSLGAPRSLMLRPRGGGTSIRHVLGHGDLLVMGGSCQRTWDHCVPKTTSPVGPRISIQFRPRGVR from the coding sequence ATGATGCTCCAGGGCTCACTGCTCGACCAGGTCGACGAGGTCGGTCTGCGGCCGCTGGCGGGCGGGGTGCGCCGCACCCCGCTCGACCACGGTGCGTGGATCGACCTGCGCCCGGGCTGGGTGACCGGCTCGGACGCGCTCTTCTCCCGCCTCGCCCTCGGTGGACCGGCGGGGGTGGAGTGGCACGGCGAGGAGCGGCAGATGTGGGACAAGCAGGTGACGACCCCTCGGCTGCTCCGCTTCTACCGCGAGCGCGAGACGCTCCCCGATCCCGTCCTGGAGCGCGCGCGCCTGGATCTCAGCCGGTGGTATGCCGGCGAGCTCGGCGAGCCCTTCGTCACCGCCGGCATGTGCCTCTACCGCGACGGGCGCGACAGCGTGGCCTGGCACGGTGACCGGGTCGGGCGCAGCAAGGAGCACGACACCATGGTCGCCATCGTCTCGCTCGGCGCGCCCCGCTCCCTCATGCTGCGCCCGCGGGGTGGCGGGACGAGCATCCGGCACGTCCTCGGCCACGGAGACCTGTTGGTCATGGGCGGGTCGTGCCAGCGCACCTGGGACCACTGCGTGCCCAAGACGACCTCACCGGTGGGCCCGCGCATCAGCATCCAGTTCCGCCCGCGCGGGGTGCGCTGA
- a CDS encoding PH domain-containing protein yields the protein MALTLPRNRPPGYAVGEKRFFGVVPIRVATAWPRQAPQIEIREDDDVSQDDQREEDAATQWPNHRGRGRRWLIAFLALLLVMQLLRLAQGIWTMSTLGATAGITGIPMILLTLMFLRPRTRATDRGLLVRGHLSRERLVPWAELEDITAEGGRWATTVTARLTDGSRFPLPGVQPADVEDVRTASVHLTGGRSDDGVG from the coding sequence ATGGCGCTCACTCTGCCACGGAACAGGCCGCCGGGGTATGCCGTGGGCGAGAAGAGGTTCTTCGGCGTCGTCCCCATCCGGGTGGCCACGGCGTGGCCCCGACAGGCACCTCAGATCGAGATCCGAGAGGATGACGACGTGAGCCAGGACGACCAGAGGGAGGAAGATGCCGCCACCCAGTGGCCGAATCACCGGGGGCGTGGCCGCCGATGGCTGATCGCCTTCCTTGCGCTGCTCCTGGTCATGCAGCTGCTCCGTCTGGCGCAGGGGATCTGGACGATGTCCACCCTGGGTGCGACGGCGGGGATCACCGGGATCCCCATGATCCTCCTCACCCTGATGTTCCTCCGCCCGCGCACACGCGCGACCGACCGTGGACTGCTCGTCCGTGGCCACCTGTCGCGGGAGCGCCTCGTCCCCTGGGCCGAGTTGGAGGACATCACCGCCGAGGGCGGACGCTGGGCCACCACCGTCACGGCCCGGCTGACCGACGGCAGCCGCTTCCCGCTCCCCGGAGTCCAGCCTGCTGACGTCGAGGACGTCCGCACGGCCAGCGTCCACCTCACCGGGGGCAGGTCGGACGACGGGGTCGGCTGA